A genomic region of Salinibacter pepae contains the following coding sequences:
- a CDS encoding methyl-accepting chemotaxis protein, whose protein sequence is MRSGRLQKRTKAPPELPGFNPKGTDSRMATLVNFFLPDSLPEGSSKRDLGYLTVTMTSIIVAAAISYSAMYFRWEFYSGIAVLWGSAAVLSLVPIAVKSGAPPSMGAKLTPTIMLVLISLLVMLDGGLSSITTPWFIVAPLMALLLTEKWFAGLLAGITALEVILIYVLQATGAVSFPAGIAEVMTSEARATSYVGLVFVIFAVAQVFKSRQVRAMKEAKSATEEAKAQKQETEEMAERLKRQKDSVEERVEEATQELQAQKDALSEHAGQMLKAMNRFADGDLSVRVRTDRDDEIGDLFDGFNQAVGSVQQILSDVKEATRQTASTADQISSSSDQMAASAEEQSAQSEEVAAAVEELNQTIGENAKSVQSVAEAAGEGSRQARNGQEVVSEATAKIKEIAADVQDTAETIGRLQDSSEQISTVVETIDEIAGQTNLLALNAAIEAARAGGDESGAETGQGFAVVAEEVRELADETDQATSEISSIIGEVQSEIDEAVEAARRSSSNAKDGIDLSEKASETLGEIVSSIERVEQKADEIAAASEEQSTTSEEIAQSVQSISTAAQQSAAGVTQVSDVAGELESVTGKLKRRLQRFTVDEEGRGPGEAERGETAGPAGSGRTGAVSGGRPLGDGAQAA, encoded by the coding sequence ATGACATCCATCATCGTGGCGGCTGCGATCTCATACTCGGCGATGTACTTCAGGTGGGAGTTCTACTCAGGGATCGCGGTTCTCTGGGGAAGTGCGGCAGTACTTTCGCTCGTGCCGATAGCGGTAAAAAGTGGAGCCCCGCCGTCTATGGGGGCAAAGCTCACGCCTACCATAATGCTGGTGCTGATCTCCCTGCTTGTGATGCTGGACGGGGGGCTTTCGTCAATCACGACGCCTTGGTTTATCGTCGCTCCACTCATGGCACTTCTTCTGACGGAGAAGTGGTTTGCGGGATTACTGGCCGGAATTACCGCCCTCGAGGTGATTCTGATTTACGTGCTACAGGCCACAGGAGCCGTCTCGTTTCCGGCAGGGATAGCCGAAGTGATGACGAGTGAAGCCAGGGCCACTTCATACGTAGGACTCGTCTTCGTCATCTTCGCCGTCGCTCAGGTTTTCAAAAGCAGGCAGGTGCGGGCGATGAAAGAGGCGAAGTCCGCCACCGAAGAGGCCAAGGCCCAGAAGCAAGAGACCGAAGAAATGGCCGAGCGGCTTAAACGCCAGAAGGACTCTGTTGAAGAACGGGTCGAAGAAGCAACACAAGAACTCCAGGCACAGAAGGACGCCCTGTCGGAGCACGCGGGACAGATGCTTAAAGCCATGAACCGGTTTGCTGATGGGGACTTGAGCGTGCGGGTCCGTACCGACCGGGACGACGAGATTGGCGACCTCTTCGACGGGTTCAATCAAGCGGTCGGCAGCGTCCAACAGATCCTCAGTGACGTGAAGGAGGCAACCCGACAAACCGCCTCCACGGCGGATCAAATCAGTTCGTCGTCCGACCAGATGGCCGCCAGCGCGGAGGAGCAGTCCGCCCAGTCTGAGGAGGTCGCCGCGGCCGTCGAGGAGCTCAACCAGACGATCGGGGAGAACGCCAAAAGCGTTCAGTCGGTCGCCGAGGCGGCCGGCGAGGGCAGCCGCCAGGCCCGAAACGGGCAGGAAGTGGTCTCGGAGGCCACCGCGAAGATCAAAGAGATTGCGGCCGATGTGCAGGACACGGCCGAAACCATTGGCCGCCTCCAGGACTCCAGCGAGCAGATCAGCACGGTGGTCGAGACGATTGACGAGATCGCCGGCCAGACAAACCTATTGGCCCTAAACGCAGCCATCGAAGCGGCGCGGGCCGGCGGGGACGAGTCCGGTGCCGAGACCGGACAGGGGTTTGCCGTGGTTGCCGAGGAGGTGCGGGAGCTCGCAGACGAGACCGACCAGGCCACCTCCGAGATCTCTAGTATCATCGGGGAGGTGCAGTCGGAAATCGACGAAGCCGTGGAGGCGGCGCGGCGAAGCAGTTCGAACGCCAAAGACGGAATTGACCTGTCCGAGAAGGCGAGCGAGACCCTCGGCGAGATCGTCTCTTCCATCGAGCGGGTTGAGCAGAAAGCCGACGAGATCGCGGCGGCCTCCGAAGAGCAGTCTACCACCAGCGAGGAGATCGCCCAGAGCGTGCAGTCGATCTCGACGGCGGCCCAGCAGTCGGCGGCAGGGGTCACTCAGGTCTCCGACGTCGCTGGTGAGCTGGAGAGCGTCACCGGGAAGCTGAAACGGCGCCTCCAGCGGTTCACCGTCGATGAAGAGGGCAGGGGTCCAGGAGAGGCGGAGAGGGGCGAGACGGCTGGCCCGGCGGGGTCGGGCCGAACCGGAGCGGTGTCGGGGGGACGGCCGCTCGGGGACGGTGCGCAGGCTGCCTAG
- a CDS encoding PKD domain-containing protein: MSDPPSDPEAPTAPGRGRPTLHIGGATVPEETVVISVSGGTILEYELSDEAQDPALTDGSRIEARFPSYGTYNVTAYVDDGSGTGESVDAILSKPVCIAPRPHLNISPSGTVPTGAPVTFDAGASAGDATGYEWTIDGPEPARGTGETLSVSFSVPGDYSAILKVEGRNGAAARTQAGFTVAATVSA, translated from the coding sequence ATGTCTGACCCACCTTCTGATCCTGAAGCCCCCACAGCCCCTGGCCGCGGGCGCCCCACCCTTCACATTGGGGGCGCCACGGTGCCCGAAGAGACGGTCGTCATCTCCGTCTCCGGCGGCACCATTCTCGAGTACGAGCTCTCCGACGAGGCGCAGGACCCGGCCCTCACGGATGGATCCCGCATCGAGGCCCGTTTCCCGAGCTACGGCACCTACAACGTAACGGCCTACGTCGATGACGGGAGCGGGACGGGGGAGTCGGTGGATGCCATCTTGAGCAAGCCCGTTTGCATCGCGCCGCGCCCTCACCTAAACATCAGTCCCAGCGGCACGGTGCCCACGGGGGCGCCCGTAACCTTCGACGCAGGGGCCTCGGCGGGGGATGCCACCGGATACGAATGGACAATCGACGGGCCCGAACCTGCACGCGGCACCGGCGAGACGCTTTCAGTGTCCTTCTCGGTGCCGGGGGATTACAGCGCAATTCTCAAGGTGGAGGGGAGAAACGGGGCCGCCGCGCGCACGCAGGCAGGGTTCACTGTAGCGGCCACCGTGTCGGCCTGA
- a CDS encoding HAD family hydrolase, whose product MPVSPHALVLDADNTLWDTNVTFRRARSAMIQVLQGADPQPGPGPSSGDGPHDAAPSPADPPGEEARPDGEKRLETTDVLYRLSQHLPSSGGEGPDLEQLARAAAFYVSGLRGGPEAGIQTSRLRWASEQVRAGRQPPGCDRSRARKAAEAFRSALSAPPPLLDGAASLLRGVRAWRTARPDRRTSVLFSEGAPDRLEVAFDAHGIGGGQYFDDIVLREKTPDTFRDVCHAIGNAVDLSEPQAAEVVVIGDSLQRDIRPANATGCTTLYCPGDLWGRETPEAASEQPDYTLGTLDEALRILDL is encoded by the coding sequence ATGCCGGTTTCCCCACACGCGCTGGTCCTGGACGCCGACAACACCCTCTGGGATACCAATGTGACCTTCAGGCGGGCACGAAGCGCCATGATTCAGGTCCTGCAGGGGGCGGACCCCCAACCCGGCCCGGGCCCGTCGTCTGGTGACGGGCCCCACGACGCCGCCCCCTCGCCCGCGGACCCGCCCGGCGAGGAGGCGCGTCCCGACGGGGAGAAGCGCCTCGAAACGACCGATGTCCTGTATCGCCTGAGCCAGCACCTCCCGTCCTCCGGGGGCGAAGGGCCGGACCTGGAGCAGTTGGCCCGGGCGGCGGCGTTCTACGTGTCGGGGCTTCGGGGCGGACCTGAGGCCGGCATCCAGACGTCTCGTCTTCGCTGGGCGTCCGAGCAGGTCCGGGCCGGCCGCCAGCCTCCAGGGTGCGACAGGAGCCGGGCGCGGAAGGCGGCCGAGGCGTTCCGGTCTGCGCTAAGCGCACCACCGCCCCTCCTGGACGGGGCCGCTTCCCTCCTCCGGGGCGTCCGGGCGTGGCGGACCGCCCGGCCCGACCGCCGCACGTCCGTCCTCTTTTCGGAGGGCGCGCCCGATCGCCTCGAGGTGGCGTTTGACGCCCACGGGATCGGAGGGGGCCAATATTTCGACGACATCGTGCTTCGGGAGAAGACGCCCGACACGTTTCGAGACGTGTGCCATGCCATCGGCAACGCGGTCGATCTCTCGGAGCCGCAGGCGGCTGAGGTCGTCGTGATCGGCGATTCGCTGCAGCGGGACATCCGGCCGGCAAACGCCACCGGCTGCACGACCCTGTACTGCCCGGGGGACCTGTGGGGCCGCGAAACGCCGGAGGCGGCGTCGGAGCAGCCGGACTACACCCTCGGCACGCTCGATGAGGCCCTGCGCATTCTGGATCTGTGA
- a CDS encoding NAD-dependent epimerase/dehydratase family protein — translation MDVLVTGGAGFIGSHVADMLVERGHCVDVMDNLSAGRREYVPDEATLHVLDVRSEAAADLVRARSFDALVHHAAQIDVRASVEDPTHDAGVNVLGLLNLMEAGRRGSLQNVVFASTGGAIYGEPEYTPQDETHPERPVSPYGVAKLSAEHYLQYYARQFGIDVVSLRYANVYGPRQDPTGDAGVVAIFVGEMLGGTQPVINGAGDQTRDYVYVADVARANVQALDHEGCDLVNIGTAQETSVTDLFRLIKATTGADVAEKHGPSLPGEQKRSVLDYAKAQSVLGWKPETPLREGLGKTVEWFSSDAPVQAP, via the coding sequence ATGGACGTCCTCGTCACAGGAGGAGCTGGATTCATCGGATCGCATGTCGCTGACATGCTCGTCGAAAGGGGCCACTGCGTGGATGTCATGGACAATCTCTCGGCGGGACGGCGCGAGTATGTCCCCGATGAGGCTACCCTTCACGTTCTCGATGTCCGATCCGAAGCTGCCGCCGACCTGGTTCGGGCCCGATCTTTCGATGCGCTGGTCCATCATGCCGCTCAGATCGATGTCCGCGCGTCTGTGGAAGACCCGACGCACGACGCTGGTGTGAATGTGCTTGGACTGCTCAACCTGATGGAAGCGGGGCGCCGGGGTAGCCTTCAGAACGTCGTGTTTGCCTCCACGGGTGGGGCCATTTACGGGGAGCCGGAGTACACGCCACAGGACGAGACTCACCCGGAACGCCCGGTGTCTCCGTACGGGGTCGCGAAGCTCTCCGCTGAGCACTACCTTCAGTACTACGCCCGGCAGTTCGGCATTGACGTCGTCTCGCTCCGGTACGCCAACGTGTACGGTCCCCGACAGGACCCCACTGGCGACGCCGGTGTGGTCGCGATCTTTGTCGGCGAAATGCTTGGCGGCACACAGCCGGTGATCAACGGCGCCGGCGATCAAACACGAGACTACGTGTACGTCGCCGATGTCGCCAGGGCCAACGTACAGGCCCTCGACCACGAAGGTTGTGACCTTGTCAACATTGGGACTGCCCAGGAAACAAGCGTCACGGACCTCTTTCGGTTGATCAAAGCAACGACCGGTGCGGACGTTGCCGAGAAGCACGGTCCGTCCCTGCCCGGGGAGCAGAAGAGAAGCGTTCTTGATTACGCAAAGGCACAGTCGGTACTGGGATGGAAGCCGGAGACACCTCTCCGTGAAGGGCTCGGCAAGACAGTTGAGTGGTTTTCAAGTGACGCCCCCGTGCAGGCCCCCTGA
- a CDS encoding PIG-L deacetylase family protein, with product MPTAAVLSPHLDDAAFSCGGLMARLADADWQVVHATLFAAPVPDPSGFALRCQLDKGIGADVDYMALRRDEDRVFAEQVGASNVVHGPFPEAPHRGYSSPDALFGPIRDDDSVVDPLCGYLRALLREHKPDLLALPQAIGGHVDHVQLVNAVGRVESLDTCPPLVWYRDAPYVIEHLGAHSPFPRVRKRSPLAVDVEPVLRQKLNGAAAYESQLGRQFTRRFSDRDWASAESQPASSRGGATPKEDRDAEHAIMRRALTYLAHEEARRIQGDADGASSQGSLSNREGVPSAVERFRGNADAAGRLDALLLRTHC from the coding sequence ATGCCGACAGCCGCGGTCTTGTCCCCTCATTTGGACGATGCTGCCTTCTCGTGCGGCGGGCTGATGGCCCGGCTCGCCGATGCGGACTGGCAGGTCGTGCACGCGACGCTGTTCGCCGCACCGGTGCCGGACCCGTCCGGCTTTGCGCTCAGGTGCCAATTGGACAAGGGCATCGGTGCGGACGTGGACTACATGGCGCTCCGTCGGGACGAAGACCGCGTGTTCGCCGAGCAGGTCGGGGCCTCCAACGTCGTGCACGGACCGTTTCCGGAGGCCCCGCATCGCGGCTACTCGTCGCCCGATGCTCTTTTCGGCCCCATTCGTGACGACGATTCTGTGGTGGATCCCCTCTGCGGCTATTTGCGTGCCCTGCTCCGCGAGCACAAGCCGGACCTCCTCGCCCTTCCGCAGGCCATCGGCGGGCATGTCGATCACGTCCAGCTCGTCAATGCCGTCGGCCGTGTGGAATCGCTGGATACCTGCCCGCCGCTCGTCTGGTATCGCGACGCGCCGTACGTCATCGAGCATCTCGGCGCCCACTCTCCATTCCCCCGCGTTCGCAAGCGCAGCCCGCTCGCCGTCGACGTAGAGCCGGTTCTGCGGCAGAAGCTCAACGGGGCGGCCGCCTACGAGTCGCAGCTTGGACGCCAGTTTACGCGTCGGTTTTCTGACCGTGACTGGGCCTCTGCCGAAAGTCAGCCTGCCAGCAGCCGGGGTGGAGCGACGCCCAAAGAGGATCGGGACGCGGAGCATGCCATCATGCGGCGTGCCTTGACCTACCTCGCCCACGAAGAGGCCCGCCGCATACAGGGCGACGCCGACGGCGCGAGCTCTCAAGGCTCCTTGTCAAACCGCGAGGGGGTTCCTTCGGCCGTCGAGCGGTTCCGCGGGAATGCCGATGCCGCAGGGAGGCTCGATGCATTGCTGCTGAGGACGCACTGCTGA
- a CDS encoding glycosyltransferase family 4 protein: MRICFISRRFFPTISGMSVYALNLLREMVDLGHDMTMLAQYRDDPEGKGVYGGGPPNDVEDVTVIGMESKGEAENGDFERDIDAIVDRVVAEHEAEPFDIIHAQYGYPPGLAALKASRKLGIPNVVSIQGGDGHWVGTKSKTLEAAMQAVLGHADRLLIGSRSFAKEVRENHGTPLDRFTIVPGAVDVDRFAPRDEEAVGALQDSTAPTLLYHGRVDERKGAVDMIDAVAKLPDSVRLIMSGIGPDVGAVEERIRTLGVEDRVEMTGYAPYDTVPDIYRRGDVFVSPTYAEGFSNTILEAMASGVPIVSTETVGVVDCLRDEDNALLVSPGDPDGLAEALYRMVENDDLRTRLAEDALAECRSTYAWSVIARQIADIYRDIRGTEPDTSWSLPDGPVDRCIYHEKPHLL, from the coding sequence ATGCGCATCTGCTTCATTTCCCGCCGTTTCTTTCCCACCATCTCCGGGATGAGCGTCTACGCGCTCAACCTGCTCCGCGAGATGGTGGATCTGGGGCACGACATGACGATGCTCGCCCAGTACCGCGATGATCCCGAAGGAAAGGGCGTGTACGGAGGGGGACCGCCCAACGACGTAGAGGACGTAACGGTGATCGGGATGGAGTCGAAGGGCGAGGCCGAGAATGGAGACTTCGAGCGCGACATCGATGCGATCGTCGACCGTGTCGTGGCAGAACACGAGGCTGAACCGTTCGACATCATCCACGCGCAGTACGGCTACCCGCCTGGGCTCGCGGCCTTGAAGGCCAGCCGGAAGCTCGGCATCCCAAACGTCGTCTCCATTCAAGGAGGGGACGGGCACTGGGTTGGGACGAAATCCAAGACCCTAGAAGCCGCAATGCAGGCTGTCCTCGGCCACGCCGACCGACTGCTCATCGGCTCTCGGTCCTTCGCGAAGGAGGTGCGTGAAAACCACGGCACGCCCCTGGACCGCTTTACGATCGTTCCCGGTGCGGTAGACGTCGACCGCTTTGCCCCACGGGACGAGGAGGCTGTCGGTGCCCTCCAGGACAGCACCGCCCCGACACTCCTTTACCACGGGCGGGTGGACGAGCGCAAGGGAGCAGTCGACATGATCGATGCGGTTGCCAAGCTTCCGGACTCGGTACGTCTCATCATGTCCGGCATCGGCCCGGACGTCGGCGCTGTCGAGGAGCGCATCCGTACGCTGGGCGTGGAGGACCGGGTGGAGATGACCGGCTACGCGCCCTACGATACCGTCCCGGACATCTACCGCCGAGGGGACGTGTTTGTCTCGCCGACGTACGCAGAGGGCTTTTCGAACACGATCCTTGAAGCAATGGCGAGCGGGGTGCCCATCGTCTCGACCGAGACGGTTGGCGTGGTGGACTGCCTGCGAGACGAAGACAATGCGCTCCTCGTCTCTCCGGGCGACCCCGATGGGTTGGCCGAGGCCCTCTACCGGATGGTCGAGAATGACGACCTGCGCACCCGCCTCGCTGAGGATGCACTTGCGGAATGCCGGTCGACGTATGCGTGGTCGGTCATTGCCCGCCAGATCGCAGACATTTACCGGGACATAAGGGGCACGGAGCCGGACACGAGTTGGTCACTGCCGGATGGGCCCGTCGACCGGTGCATCTACCACGAGAAGCCACACCTTCTGTAG
- a CDS encoding sugar phosphate isomerase/epimerase family protein, which yields MLRFAYNTNGASNHRLEDALGLIAGSGYDGVALTLDHHHFDPFAPRLDHRASKLSSRLDKLGLDLVVETGARFLLNPREKHEPTLIHPTEDGRDRRIEFLTRALDVAAICDGEAVSFWAGRPQEGVGVDEAWSWLVEGVGQVVEAAEERGVTPAFEPEPGMLVETVGDFYRLQDQVPGLRLALDTGHCLVTEERAPQAAVRECESDLGTVAIEDMKRGIHEHLFFGEGDMDIPAILDALEEVGFGRLVCVELSRASPTAHETVPDALDYLRSAERVSPDA from the coding sequence ATGCTCCGGTTCGCATACAACACGAACGGTGCTTCGAACCACCGGCTCGAAGACGCCCTTGGCCTGATCGCCGGCTCCGGGTACGACGGCGTCGCGCTAACGCTGGATCACCACCACTTTGACCCGTTCGCGCCGCGGCTTGACCACCGCGCATCCAAGCTGTCCTCGCGCCTCGACAAGCTAGGGCTGGACCTCGTGGTGGAAACGGGCGCACGGTTCCTTCTCAACCCGCGTGAGAAGCACGAGCCGACACTGATCCACCCGACCGAGGACGGTCGCGATCGCCGGATCGAGTTCTTGACGCGAGCCCTCGACGTTGCGGCGATCTGCGATGGGGAAGCCGTATCGTTTTGGGCGGGACGCCCCCAGGAAGGGGTCGGCGTGGACGAAGCGTGGTCTTGGCTCGTGGAGGGGGTGGGGCAGGTCGTCGAAGCCGCAGAAGAGCGGGGCGTGACGCCGGCGTTCGAACCTGAGCCCGGAATGTTGGTCGAGACCGTCGGCGACTTCTATCGCCTACAGGACCAAGTTCCCGGGCTTCGGCTCGCGCTCGACACGGGCCACTGTCTGGTGACGGAAGAGCGAGCCCCTCAGGCGGCCGTTCGGGAGTGCGAGTCGGACCTTGGGACCGTCGCCATCGAGGACATGAAGCGGGGCATCCACGAGCATCTGTTCTTCGGAGAGGGCGACATGGACATTCCCGCTATTCTCGATGCGCTCGAAGAAGTTGGCTTCGGGCGTCTCGTCTGTGTGGAGCTCTCGCGCGCGTCCCCGACCGCCCACGAGACAGTCCCCGACGCCCTCGACTATCTCCGAAGCGCCGAACGAGTCTCCCCCGATGCGTGA